One Denticeps clupeoides chromosome 3, fDenClu1.1, whole genome shotgun sequence DNA window includes the following coding sequences:
- the LOC114786639 gene encoding myosin heavy chain, embryonic smooth muscle isoform-like, which yields MSCVRKSKRPRRRTTRGSWRKPEPLVMRSSPNPRRMRTWQRLSGRVAMEKDKLADEISNTVSGKSSLLDEKRRLGAHITQLEEELEEEQSNTELLNDQLCKTTMQLTWNHFQVTKV from the exons GCCCAGACGAAGGACTACCAGAGGGAGCTGGAGGAAGCCAGAGCCTCTCGTGATGAGATCTTCACCCAATCCAAGAAGAATGAG GACTTGGCAGCGTCTGAGCGGGCGCGTCGCCATGGAAAAGGACAAGCTAGCAGATGAGATCTCCAACACCGTTTCTGGCAA gtcttCGCTGCTGGATGAGAAGAGGAGGTTGGGAGCACACATCAcccagctggaggaggagctagAAGAGGAGCAGAGCAACACGGAGCTGTTGAACGATCAGTTATGCAAGACCACAATGCAG TTGACCTGGAACCATTTCCAGGTTACAAAAGTTTGA